One window of Oreochromis niloticus isolate F11D_XX linkage group LG23, O_niloticus_UMD_NMBU, whole genome shotgun sequence genomic DNA carries:
- the LOC100696783 gene encoding heparan-sulfate 6-O-sulfotransferase 3-B, with amino-acid sequence MEEKFNRLIFIPIAAVLFLMIGYQYVCPADSNTCYFRSDEKGLFQRYSPGLELVYTEPEADEDLPSKITSRFNFTERELDRRVDFNIRGDDVMVFLHIQKTGGTTFGRHLVKNIQLEQPCDCMAGQRKCTCHRPGKAESWLFSRFSTGWSCGLHADWTELTSCVPVVMNKRDKKNTPKSKRNFYYITMLRDPVSRYLSEWKHVQRGATWKTALHMCDGRPPTQDELPACYSGEDWTGVPLPDFMNCPSNLANNRQVRMLADLSLVGCYNMSSMSELERGRVLLASAKSNLRNMAFFGLTEFQRKTQYLFERTFGLRFIRPFTQINSTRAASVGINEKVRWRIEGLNALDVELYEYAKELFLRRYQYNRQRQHQEERLRRRQERQQRQRLHRTYLAELWRLGIGGGGGAEEAEEEEVEVKVLEEVATTEDYGSQVVRW; translated from the exons ATGGAGGAGAAGTTCAATAGACTCATCTTCATCCCCATTGCGGCGGTGCTCTTCCTCATGATCGGCTATCAGTATGTGTGCCCCGCGGACAGCAACACCTGCTACTTCAGAAGTGACGAGAAGGGGCTCTTTCAGCGCTACTCTCCGGGGCTGGAGCTGGTTTACACGGAGCCGGAGGCGGACGAGGATCTCCCATCCAAAATCACATCCAGATTCAACTTCACGGAACGGGAGCTGGACCGGCGCGTCGACTTCAACATCCGCGGAGACGATGTCATGGTGTTCCTACACATACAGAAGACCGGCGGGACCACGTTTGGGCGGCACCTGGTCAAAAACATCCAACTGGAGCAGCCCTGCGACTGCATGGCCGGCCAGAGGAAATGCACCTGTCACCGGCCCGGGAAAGCCGAATCGTGGCTCTTCTCGCGGTTCTCCACGGGCTGGAGCTGCGGCTTGCATGCAGACTGGACCGAGCTCACGAGCTGCGTGCCTGTAGTGATGAACAAGAGGGACAAGAAGAACACCCCTAAGAGCAAAAG GAATTTCTACTACATCACTATGCTACGTGACCCTGTGTCACGCTACCTCAGTGAGTGGAAGCACGTGCAGCGTGGGGCTACCTGGAAAACCGCCCTTCACATGTGTGACGGCCGCCCTCCCACTCAGGACGAGCTTCCTGCCTGTTATAGCGGTGAAGACTGGACAGGGGTGCCCCTTCCTGACTTCATGAACTGCCCTTCGAACCTTGCTAACAACCGGCAGGTCCGCATGCTGGCAGACCTGAGCCTGGTGGGATGCTACAACATGTCGTCCATGAGCGAGCTGGAGAGAGGCCGCGTGTTGCTCGCAAGCGCCAAGTCCAACCTACGCAACATGGCCTTCTTTGGCCTGACGGAGTTTCAGCGCAAGACGCAGTATCTGTTTGAACGGACGTTTGGCCTGCGTTTCATCCGGCCCTTCACGCAGATCAACAGCACGCGAGCTGCTAGCGTGGGAATCAACGAGAAGGTGCGGTGGCGCATCGAAGGGCTCAACGCCCTCGATGTGGAGCTTTATGAGTATGCCAAGGAGCTGTTCCTGCGGCGCTACCAGTATAACCGCCAGAGGCAACACCAGGAGGAGCGGCTCAGGAGACGGCAGGAGAGGCAGCAGAGACAGCGGCTGCACAGGACCTATTTGGCTGAACTGTGGAGACTGGGaataggaggaggaggaggagcagaagaggcggaagaggaggaggtggaggtgaagGTGCTAGAGGAGGTAGCCACCACAGAGGACTATGGCAGCCAGGTCGTGCGGTGGTGA
- the LOC112843757 gene encoding SH3 domain-containing protein C23A1.17-like isoform X2 — translation MRSRSPLLPYLLFPLPLPFPGGSGVLVIAAPHHSRSPVPAPNGRTWAAQVRLSLAPIPAPRVGVAEVQLVPASVPRLTEAPFIPAPVPTPWVGMAGTQSLPMPVPVPRVRAPMTLPISAPVSVPRVEAAEVQLAPAPTPAPRVKATHPCTRICSLGGDGWCSAKPSTRTCSCSPEESC, via the exons ATGAGGAGTCGGTCACCGCTGCTCCCATACCTTCTGTTTCCTTTGCCGCTCCCGTTTCCAGGAGGAAGCGGCGTTCTTGTCATCGCCGCCCCTCACCACAGCCGGAGTCCAGTTCCTGCTCCAAACGGCCGGACGTG GGCAGCTCAGGTCCGGCTTTCCCTTGCACCCATACCAGCTCCTCGGGTGGGGGTGGCTGAGGTCCAGCTGGTGCCTGCTTCAGTTCCCAGGCTAACTGAGGCTCCGTTCATCCCTGCACCTGTACCCACTCCTTGGGTGGGAATGGCAGGCACCCAGTCCCTGCCAATGCCTGTCCCGGTTCCCCGGGTGAGGGCACCCATGACCCTGCCGATTTCTGCGCCAGTTTCGGTTCCTCGGGTGGAAGCAGCAGAGGTCCAGCTAGCTCCTGCACCTACACCGGCTCCCAGGGTAAAGGCAACTCATCCCTGCACCCGTATCTGTTCCTTGGGTGGTGATGGCTGGTGTTCAGCCAAGCCCAGTACCCGTACCTGTTCCTGTTCCCCGGAGGAGAGCTGCTGA
- the LOC112843757 gene encoding predicted GPI-anchored protein 58 isoform X1, with the protein MPSGPASAPAGSSRERIQHSMAAMPLSVSAGSSGELFQPSASAGGSEGPVQSSSVLAGGSGEPSQHQVSSAGGFGEPGQHQATLAGGSGETGQHHAPSAGGSEEPVQYSSSSAGGPGGPCQHILVSAEGSGEPIQPPPATSTPSPAASPPATSTPSPAASPPATSIPSPAASGSTGSAAATLPSGPTSSGPAVATLPSDPARPVPPPLQAAFQASSWTSWSSRAASGTSSSPPLASRPASGPVLSPPLPSVWPAS; encoded by the coding sequence ATGCCTTCTGGTCCTGCATCAGCTCCTGCTGGAAGCTCTAGAGAGCGAATCCAGCACTCCATGGCTGCCATGCCACTGTCTGTCTCTGCTGGCAGTTCAGGAGAACTGTTTCAGCCATctgcctctgctggagggtccgaggggcccgtccagtcGTCTTCTGTTttagctgggggttcaggagaacccagCCAGCATCAAGtctcgtcagctgggggtttTGGAGAGCCCGGCCAGCATCAAGCTACGttagctgggggttcaggagagaCCGGCCAGCATCACGCCCCGTCAGCTGGTGGGTCCGAGGAGCCAGTCCAATATTCATCCTCATCAGCTGGGGGTCCTGGAGGACCCTGCCAGCACATCCTCGTGTCCGCTGAGGGCTCTGGGGAGCCCATTCAGCCACCACCTGCAACTTCCACACCGTCGCCTGCAGCGTCACCACCTGCAACTTCCACACCGTCACCTGCAGCATCACCACCTGCAACTTCCATACCGTCACCTGCAGCGTCTGGTTCCACTGGTTCCGCAGCTGCCACGCTGCCGTCTGGTCCCACCTCGTCTGGTCCTGCAGTTGCCACACTGCCGTCTGATCCAGCTCGGCCTGTACCACCGCCTCTGCAGGCCGCTTTCCAGGCCTCTAGCTGGACGTCATGGTCGTCGAGGGCAGCCTCCGGAACGAGTTCATCGCCGCCACTGGCTTcgcggccggcctccggacctgtTCTgtcgccgccactgccttccgtGTGGCCGGCCTCCTGA